ATGAAGTAAAAATTGGTAACTATGTTGAGATTAAAAAAACATTCATTAATCAAGGTAGCAAAGTTGGACATCTAACTTACCTGGGGGATACCACTTTGGGGAAAAAGGTTAACATCGGTGCCGGCACTATAACCTGTAATTTTGACGGTATAAGGAAGAATCCCACTACTATTGAAGATGGTGTTTTTATTGGCAGTAATAATTGTCTTGTTGCCCCGGTAATTATTAGCAAAGGCGCCTATACCGCTGCTGGTTCTACTATTACCGGTAATGTTCCCCCTCGAAGCTTAGGAATTGCCCGATCCAGGCAAAAAAATATTGTTGGCTGGGTTAATAAGAAAAAGAAAACAGAGCAGAATAAGAAGAAAGAAAAATAATGAAAAGATAAGGAGGCAATAATGTGATTCCGTGTGATAATAGAGAACTACAGATATTTTCTGGAAACGCTAATCCAGCATTAGCTAAAGAAATTGTGACTCATCTGGGAACTCAGCTTGGAAAAGCTGAAGTGTCAAGATTCCCCGATGGAGAATTACATGTGGAGATTGATGAAAATGTTAGAGGACAGGATGTGTTTGTGATTCAACCCACCTGTCATCCGGTACATGATCACCTGATGGAGTTACTGGTAATGATTGATGCACTTCATAGAGCCTCTGCGGAAAGAATTACAGCAGTAATACCATATTATAGCTATGCCAGACAGGATAGAAAAACCCGACCAAGAGAACCGATAACTGCTAAGCTGGTTGCCAATTTATTAGTTGAAGCAGGTGCCCATCGTATTTTGACTATGGATTTACATGCTGGACAGATTCAGGGATTTTTTGATATCCCGGTGGACCACCTAGAAGCTGCTCCGATTCTGGCAGATTATTTTAAAATTAAAGATTTGTCTAATGCAGTAGTAGTTTCTCCGGATGTAGGGGGAACAACGAGAGCAAGAAACTTTGCCGGTTATTTAAATAAACCGATTGCTATTATTGATAAATATAGAGCTTCTGATACTAATGTTGAAATAATGCATATAGTCGGTAATGTTCAGGGCAAGACCGCAATTATCGTAGATGATATGATTGATACCGCCGGCTCTATTATTAAAGGAAGCCAGGCAGTACTAAATGCCGGAGCGAGAGAGATTTTTGTTTGTGCTACTCATCCTATTTTTGCTGATCCTGCCAGAGAACGTCTGGAAAAGTACTGGCAAGAAAAATTGTTTATGGAAGTAGTAGTGACTAATACTATTCCTATTCCTCCC
This region of Atribacterota bacterium genomic DNA includes:
- a CDS encoding ribose-phosphate pyrophosphokinase; this encodes MPCDNRELQIFSGNANPALAKEIVTHLGTQLGKAEVSRFPDGELHVEIDENVRGQDVFVIQPTCHPVHDHLMELLVMIDALHRASAERITAVIPYYSYARQDRKTRPREPITAKLVANLLVEAGAHRILTMDLHAGQIQGFFDIPVDHLEAAPILADYFKIKDLSNAVVVSPDVGGTTRARNFAGYLNKPIAIIDKYRASDTNVEIMHIVGNVQGKTAIIVDDMIDTAGSIIKGSQAVLNAGAREIFVCATHPIFADPARERLEKYWQEKLFMEVVVTNTIPIPPEKQLPCIKVLSVSELFSEAIKRIHYNQSISALFR